ATTTGCTTAAAGAGAAAGGGCACGACCTCTTGGGCGTAACGTTCGAGATGTTCGACGAGGGGGGAGAGGGCAAAGGAGGTCGCTCGGCGGAGCAAGCGGGGAGGGTTGCAGAATCAATCGGCATTCCCCACAAGACGGTTCGGATTCACGACCTATTTAAAAAAAGGGTCGTCTCATATTTTATTGAGGAGTACCTGAAGGGAAGGACCCCTGTTCCATGCGCACTCTGCAACAAGTTCGTCAAGTTTGGCCACCTCATATCCATTGCAAGAGACGAAGGTTTCAGATTCATCGCCACCGGACATTACGCAAGGGCGGTGGAAGCGCAAGGGGGGTATCTGCTGAAGAAGGGGATCGACACGGAGAGGGATCAGTCCTACTTCCTCTCCCGGCTCGGCCAGGAAGAGCTGATCCGGGTTATCTTTCCCCTGGGGGAGCTCAAAAAAGACCGGGTCAGGGAAATTTCATCGGAAATAAAGCTCCCGGCGATCCCTTTGGAGAGCAGGGAGATATGTTTTATCTCCAACATTGGAAATAAAAGCTACAGGGACTTCATTGAGAAGGAGATCGATAAAAGCGGTGCCGACGGGGGAGGGGAGATAGTGGACGCTTCGGGGAGGGTTTTGGGAAAACACAACGGTTACTATCACTTCACGGTGGGTCAGAGAAGGGGAATCGGGATACCCTCCGAGGAACCTTACTACGTCATGAGGATAGACGCAGAAGAAAGGAGTGTTGTCGTGGGGAAAAGGGATTCCTTGCTCGAGAGGGATGTTACGGCGACGGACTTCAGCTGGGTGTCGGGGATAAGGCCGAAAGATGACCAGATCAGGGTCTCCGGGATGATCCGATACAACCAGTCTCCGGGGCTGGGCATTGCAATAATCGAAGACCATGACAGGGTAACGGTAAGGTTTGACAAGCCCAGGTTTGCGCCGGCTCCGGGACAGATCCTCGCAATTTATAAAGACGACACCCTCCTGGGGGGTGGGTTCATATCGTGAAGAAAAGCGTGAAGGACAGGGTCTCCATCGTAACGCTTGGGTGCAAGGTAAACTACACGGAGAGTGTGGAGATCTCGGATAAATTGATTGAGAGGGGCTATCGGGTTTACCACGGACTCAATCCCTCAGACCTCGTCATCGTAAACGGATGCACGGTGACGTCGAAGGCCGATTACCAATCAAGACAGGCGATAAGGAGGGCGAACAGGGAGATTCCGGGAACGCCCGTGATGGTGATCGGATGCGGGGCCGCCGTGCACCCGGAGAAGATGGAGGCCGCGGGAGAGGTGGCGTCCGCACACCCGGTACGGGATGTGGATAGTATCTGCGATACGGTGTCATCCCTTATCGGCAGCCCGGCAAAAAGCGATTCAGGCCCCGAATTCAAAGGGAGGACGAGGGCCTTTTTGAAAATACAGGACGGCTGCGACTCCTTCTGCACCTACTGCATCGTGCCGTACGCCAGGGGGAGGGAGCGAAGTGTCGATACGGGGGAGGTCATCGATCGAATCGAGAGATTCGTCGATAAGGGATACAAGGAGATCGTCCTTGTGGGGATCAACCTCGGCAGATACGGGGCGGGTCTCAACGGTGGGAAAAGGGGAGGGGGGGGGAGAGTAAATCTGGCCTTCCTCCTCGAATCGATAGTAAGGAAAGATTTGCCGATCAGGATAAGGCTGAGCTCCATCGAGCCTGTTGATCTGACGACGGATCTCGTATCGGTAATCTCGGAGTCGAAAAAGGTCGCTCCGCATCTCCACGTCCCTCTCCAGAGCGGCGACAATTCCATCCTGAAGGCGATGGGAAGGCCTTATACCCCCGACCATTTTATCGAGAGGGTGAACGAGGCCGTGAGCGCTTTTTCGGAAAGCCGAGGCGGGATCGCCCCGTCCCTCGGCGTCGACGTGATGGTCGGTTTTCCGGGAGAGGGAGAGGAGCAGTTTGAAAACACAATTAAGACGCTAAGGGAGATTCCCGCAACGTACCTTCACGTCTTTCCATACTCCTTAAGGCCAAAGACTCCCGCATCAAAGATGAGGGGGCAGGTCAGGGGCGATATAAAGAGGGAGAGGGTCAGGCGCCTGAAGGGGCTGGACGCGGAGATGAGATCGAGATATATGGGGTCGGCCGTCGGAAAAATGCTCACCGTCCTCGGGGAGAGGTGTTTGGACGGGCTCCTTACTGGAAAATCGGAGAACTACCTGAAGGTCTCCTTTCGGGGGAAACCGGAGGAGACAAACCGTTTTTTTGATGTAAAAATAGAGAGTGTCTCAAGGGACGGGCTTTATGGAGAAAGAGCTTAAAGAACTGGAAGATATGATTAAATACACCTTCAGGGACAAGGACCTCCTGAGGCTTTCCCTCACACACAGCTCTTATGTGAAAGGGGAGGATGTCTTTGGAAACGAGAGGCTGGAGTTCGTCGGGGACGCGATTCTTGACCTTGTGATCGCAAAGGCGCTCTTCGAGCTTTATCCCGATAGGGACGAGGGGTGGCTTACACAGGTAAGGTCGGGCTTGGTGGACGATCAGACCCTTTTTGCGAAGGCCGAATCGCTTGGTCTTGGGGAATACATCGTTTTGGGCAAGGGAGAGGCTTCTCAGGGCGGCAGGACAAAACCCTCGATACTCTCCGGCGCCTACGAGTCCCTTGTCGGTGCCATCTTTTTGGACGGTGGATACGAAGCTTGCGAATCTTTTGTAAAAAGCGAGTTTCAGAGCGTCTTGATAGTCGATGACGACCACGACCCCAAAAACGCAAAGTCGGTGCTCCAAGAGATCGTGCAGAAGGAATCGGGCGACCTCCCGAAATACGAGGTGATATCGGAAGAGGGGCCTGATCACAAGAGGAAATTTGTCGTAGCGGTTTATATAGACGGAGTGGAAAAGGGAAGGGGGGAGGGGAGGAGCAAAAAGGAGGCGGAGATGGCCGCCGCATCCTCCGCCCTCGATATTGAAGAATGAAGCGTCTCAAGAGATTTATCATACCGATATTTATTCCGAATGCGGGGTGCCCCCATCTTTGTGTCTTTTGCGATCAGAAAGAGGTGACCGGATTCAGATCGAACAAGGTAAACGCAAAGACGATATACGACACCGTAAACGGCTACCTCGACACGAGACCGGATTGGGAAGATGAGGTGGAGCTTGCCTATTTCGGGGGGAGCTTCACCTCGCTTTCGATGAAGAGGCAAAATGAGCTTCTCAAGGCGGGCTTCGACCTGATAGAAAAGGGGCTTGTCGATTGCCTTAGACTCTCCACCCGCCCCGACTCTATAAGCGAGAGGGTGCTCGAAAATCTCTTGTCTCATGGGGTCAGGACGGTCGAGATCGGCGTGCAGTCAATGGTGGATGAAATCTTGAAAAATGCAAACAGGGGACACACTGCCGAGGACACGATCAGGGCGGTCGAGCTCATTTCCAAATATCCCCTTTCCTGGATAGCCCAGATGATGCCCGGTCTTCCTGGGGACACCGAGGAGACGGTCCTATACACGGGCAGAAAGGTGGCGGAGTTAAAGCCCGATGGGGTGAGGATCTACCCGACCTTGGTCGTAAAGGGAACCGAGCTGGAGAGGCTTTACAGGGCGGGCAAGTATCAACCCGCCTCCATTGACGACATGATTTCGATCCTGAAGAAGCTGGTTCTACTGTTTGACGGGGAGTCGATCCCTATAATAAGGATTGGCCTGAAGCCTTCAAAGGAGCTCGAGGAGAGCGTAATCTCGGGGCCGTATCATCCATCCATCGGGGCATTGGTTTTGGAATCTATCATGTATGACAGGATGTCATCTGCGGTTGGGGAATTGAGATTCATCCCCGATCCCCTTACAATAAGGGTAAACCCGAGCCGCATATCGACAGCCGTCGGGAACAACAAGATTAACATTATCAACCTGAAACGGGAATACAAGCTTAAAGGTCTAAAGGTTATGCAGGATGAAAAACTGAGAGAGGGAGAGGTGGCAATCGATGGCATATAGGTGCGGCTTCATAGTCCTGATGGGGAGGACGAACGTAGGAAAGTCCACGCTGATGAACAGGCTCCTGAGCGAGAAGGTGTCCATCATCTCGCCCAAGCCCCAGACGACGCGAAACAGGATCATGGGGATATTGACGGAGGGCAAAAACCAGATGATCTTTGTCGACACCCCCGGCATACACAAGGGGGAAAAGTCGCTCAATAAATTCATGAACAGGACCGCCAGAGAAGCCGCGGTCGACTCGGACATACTGGTTCTGATGATAGACGTGTCAAGGGAATTGGAGAGGAAGCTCGAACACGACGAGGACATATCGGAAGACAAGCTTCTTCATCCGATCGACGTTGAGATGATCAAGGGCCTTTCGGGTCAGGGGCCGCCCAGGATACTCCTCATCAACAAGATAGACACGATCTCAAAATCGGCGGTTCTCCCCATAATGGAGTGGGTCGACACGCTTTCCATCTTCGATGTCATCGTTCCGATTTCCGCCCTTAGCGGGGACGGGATAGTTGAGTTTAAATCGGAGATTCTAAGACTTCTTCCCGAATCCCCGCACCTCTTTCCCGATGACGACCTCACCGATCAGAGCGAGCGGTTCATAGCTGAAGAGATCATAAGGGAGAAGGTATTTCAGCTTACAAAGCAGGAGATACCATACTCGACGGCCGTCGTCGTCGAGCAATTTTCCGAGGATATCGAAAGAGAGGACGGGGGACTTCTTTCAATCTCCGCCTTAATCTATGTGGAGAAGGAGTCACAAAAGGGGATCGTGATAGGAAAGGGGGGAGCGATGATTAAAAAGATAGGGACAAAGGCGAGGGAAGACCTGGAGCTGTTTTTTGAAACAAAGGTCTTTTTGGATGTCAGGGTAAAGGTGTTGAAGGACTGGTCGAAGAGGGAAGACGGGATAAAGAAAATGGGGTACAGATAGATGACAGCTCAGCGAAAAAAGATACTTGCGATCGTGGGAAGGCCGAACGTTGGTAAATCGACCCTCTTCAACAGACTTTTGGGGAGCAAAAGGGCCATCGTAGAGGACATCCCCGGGGTCACCAGGGACAGGATATACGCAGAGGCATCCTGGGATGATTGCGTGTATATCCTGATGGACACGGGGGGGCTTTTGCCCAAGACAGAAACGGTTATCGAGAAGGGAGTGGATACGATGGCCAGGCTTGCCGTGGAAGAAGCGGATGTTGTGCTTTTCCTTATGGACGGCAGGGAGGGGCTCCACCCCAACGACAGTGATGTCTTTGGTATTCTGAGAAGATCGGGAAAACCGGTGTTTCCGGTTGTAAACAAGATAGACGGCCCGAGACAGGAAGGCGACCTCTACGAGTTCTACGGGCTGGGCGTTGATAATCTCTATCCCGTCTCGGCACAGCACAAGCTGGGGATAGGCGGGTTAATGGATGATGTTGTCGAGCACCTGACTTCAGAAAAGGCAACGGAAGACCAAGACCCAAGGATAAAAAGGGTGGCCGTGGTGGGGAGGCCCAACGTGGGGAAGTCCTCTCTTGTCAACAGGCTCTTGGGATATGAGAGGGTTCTCGTGGACGAAGTCCCGGGGACCACGAGAGACTCCGTTGATACAAAGATAGTCAAAGACGGGAATCCTTATATAATTATCGATACGGCGGGGATCAGGAGAAAGAGCAGGATCTCATTTATAGTAGAGAGATTCAGTGTTGTTGAATCGCTGAAGAGCATAGACAGGTCTGATGTGGCCCTCATAATGCTGGACGCTTTGGAGGGAGCGACTGATCAGGACAAGAGGGTGGCGGGATTTGTCCACGAGAAGGGGAAGGGCGCGGTCATCCTTGTAAACAAGTGGGACCTTATTGAGAAAGACAACGAGACCGCGGGAAGGCACGCAGTTTCGATACTTGAAGACATGAAACAGATCGCCTATGCCCCACTGATTTTTATTTCCGCGGTTACCGGGAAGAACCTTCACAGAATATTTTCCGCCGTGGATTCCGTTTTTGAAGAGAGGGGAAAGCGTATCGTAACGGCCGAGTTGAACTCATTTTTTGAAACGGTCAAAAAGGAGCACTCACCGCCCTTTCACAGGGGCCGGGAAGTGAAGCTTTACTATATTACACAGGTCGGGAAATCACCCCCGAGGTTTGTCATTTTTACCAATAACCCGAAGGGGATAAAACCTTCATACGAGAGGTATATAGTAAATCGTCTTCGAGAACGCTACGGTTTTTCAGGAACGCCCATAAAGGTTTTCTTCAGAAAAAGAGATTGATTTCTCCAGACATATATGATATATTTGTACGAATTAATCCTTGACAAATTTCATTTTTTGATTAGAATTAGTCATTAAGAGGTCAGTTTTTTCCCTTTAATGGAGGATAAAATATGAAGAAACTGTTGAATTTTAGACTTCTGATTTTTATTTCGATCCTCGCAATATCGTCCGCGCTTATTTTTGCGGCCTGCGAGAAAAAACCGGAACCGGCCACCGGACCCGAAGAGGCAACCGGTCCGATCAAGATCGGCTTTGCCGGGCCCATGTCCGGTGACGCCGCAGCATACGGCGAAATCATCAGAAACGGCATAATGATGAAGATCGAGGAAATCAACGAAGCAGGCGGTATTAACGGAAGGATGCTCGAACTTGTTGTGGGCGATGAGCTCTGCGATCCGAAAGAGGCCGCGACTATTGCCCAGAAATTTGCGAGCGACAAAGAAATTTTGGCAGTTATCGGTCACGTATGCAGCTCCGCTACCTTGGCGGCCCTTCCCTACTACAAAGACGCGGGACTGCCAGCCGTATCGCCGACGGCCACCAATGTGGACGTATGTAAAAAGAGCGAGTGGATGTTCAGGGATGTATACAGGGACGATTTCCAGGGCGAATTCATAGCCAAGTATGCCAAGGAGGTTCTGGGACTCAATACCGTAGCCGTGTTCCACGAGAACAACGATTACGCCATCGGCCTTATGGAGGCGTTTAAAAAGGGCGCGGAAGAGGTAGGCCTTGAAGTTGTCGGAGTCGAGTCTTACGTGAAGGATACGGTTGACTTCACCCCGCAGCTCACCAAGTTCAAGCATCTTGCACCGGACGGCATTTTTATTGCCGGATACTATCAGCAGGGCGGATTAATTTTAAATCAGGCTAAAAAGCTTGGTCTCACTTCTCAGTTCATGGGGGCTGACGGACTCAACAATCCTGAGCTTATCGAGATTGCGGGCAAGGAAGCCTCTGAAGGATTCATTGCAAGCTCTCCCTTCGTATATGAAGCCGCCGGCGGTGAGGCCCTGAAGTTTAAAAAGGATTTCGAGGCAAAGTACGACGGCATGACTCCTGACTGGATGGCCGCCAACGGCTATGACGCTGTAGGCATAATCGCAAAGGCCATAGAGGAGTGCGGTGCCGACCGCGCCAAGATTCGCGAATGCCTTGCCGGAATGAACACTGAAGAAAAGGGTTACAAGGGAATCACCGGAGTCACCTTTTTTGACGAAAACGGCGACTGCCTGAAACCTGCCTACGTAAGCATTATTAAAGCGGGGGAGTTTGTAGCAGCCGAAAAACAGATGTTTTAGATCTTTTAGATTTATATCATCGAGGGTGGGGGAGGGCTAAATCAGAGCCCTCCCCCAATTTATGAGAAGGAAGATGAATGGGAATGGTCTTTGATCAACTTATAGGCAATTTTAAACTAGGTATCGACTATGCTATAGAGCAGCTGATAAACGGTATAAATATCGGCGGAATCTATGCCCTAATAGCGGTTGGCTATACCATGGTATACGGCATCATTGAGCTCATCAATTTCGCCCACGGCGAGATTTACATGCTGGGCGCATATATGGCCTTTACGTTTTATGTCATGCTGCATCTACCGTTTCCGATTGCGGTATTGTTGAGTATTTTCACCTGTATGCTTTTGGGGATACTTCTTGAGTTTGTCGCATATCGCCCCTTAAGAAACGCCCCACGCCTTGCGGCCCTTATAACGGCCATAGGGGCATCCCTTTTTCTGCAGAATTTGGCACTGATTATTTGGGGGGGGATCCCCAAATCATTTCCCGAACAAACATTGCCCGACTTTTTTCAATCCCCTATTATCACGATACACGGCAATGCGAACATATCCCTTTTGCAATACAACATTTTTTTTATTACGGTTTTTCTGATGCTGGGTCTTCATCTTTTGATCACAAGGACCAAGATCGGGACCGCAATGCGCGCATGTGCACAGGATAAAACAACCGCCTCCCTCATGGGCATAAACGTAAATCGCGTGATTACCTTTACCTTTGCCGTTGGATCGTCTCTTGGAGCCGTAGCGGGCATACTTGCGGGACTGTATTACAACATCATTAAACACACAATCGGCTATGTCGCGGGCGTAAAGGCGTTTGCGGCGGCCGTTCTCGGGGGAATAGGAAATGTCCCGGGGGCTATGCTGGGAGGCTTTGTCCTCGGAATCGCCGAGACATTTGGGGCCGGTTACATCTCCTCTCCATACAGGGACGGAATTGCCTACGCCGTTATGATACTCGTGATTGTTTTCAGGCCATCCGGAATTTTAGGCAGGAAACAAACTGTGAAGGTGTAGAGAATGTTAAAGAGGATACCCAGATACAGTCCATTTAAAGACAAAGAGAAATTTTCTGCTATTTTTTCAGAGAATGTCAAATATTTCTACGTCGTGCTGTTTGTGCTTGCCTTTTTCATACCGGTCTTCATCCCAAATAAGTACGTAATACATACTTTTATCTCGGTTATGCTTTATATGGTGCTGGCCCTGGGACTCAACATAATACCCGGCTTCACGGGACTTTTAGACCTTGGGTATGTAGGCTTCTATGCGATCGGGGCATACACCGCGGCAACCATGACGTATCATTTAGGGACACTTGGCCCACCTTGGGGATTTTTGTCGAGTTTCTGGTTTATCCTGCCGATTGCCGCCCTTAACGGCGCCCTCTGGGGTATTCTTTTGGGCGTACCGACCCTGCGCCTGACGGGGGACTATTTTGCCATTGTGACGTTCGGATTTGCGTCCCTGGTGGAGTTGATTATTATAAATGAAATGTGGCTCACCAGAGGACCGATGGGGATCATAATGGATCATAAGCCTGTCATGAATTTGGCTTTTATGTATCCTCTGACCAAACACTTTTTCGCAGAGCCGATACGTTTTACATTAGTTGGCGACGCACCTTTTTTCTACATTCTATTATCTATAGTAATAATTACAATAATAATCATGAATCGCCTTGAAGACTCCAGGCTCGGCAGGGCATGGTTCGCAATCAGGGAAGACGAGATCGCCGCCGAGTGCAGCGGAATAAACATC
The DNA window shown above is from Candidatus Zymogenus saltonus and carries:
- the mnmA gene encoding tRNA 2-thiouridine(34) synthase MnmA is translated as MKGNIRTIVAMSGGVDSSVAAYLLKEKGHDLLGVTFEMFDEGGEGKGGRSAEQAGRVAESIGIPHKTVRIHDLFKKRVVSYFIEEYLKGRTPVPCALCNKFVKFGHLISIARDEGFRFIATGHYARAVEAQGGYLLKKGIDTERDQSYFLSRLGQEELIRVIFPLGELKKDRVREISSEIKLPAIPLESREICFISNIGNKSYRDFIEKEIDKSGADGGGEIVDASGRVLGKHNGYYHFTVGQRRGIGIPSEEPYYVMRIDAEERSVVVGKRDSLLERDVTATDFSWVSGIRPKDDQIRVSGMIRYNQSPGLGIAIIEDHDRVTVRFDKPRFAPAPGQILAIYKDDTLLGGGFIS
- the mtaB gene encoding tRNA (N(6)-L-threonylcarbamoyladenosine(37)-C(2))-methylthiotransferase MtaB, whose product is MKKSVKDRVSIVTLGCKVNYTESVEISDKLIERGYRVYHGLNPSDLVIVNGCTVTSKADYQSRQAIRRANREIPGTPVMVIGCGAAVHPEKMEAAGEVASAHPVRDVDSICDTVSSLIGSPAKSDSGPEFKGRTRAFLKIQDGCDSFCTYCIVPYARGRERSVDTGEVIDRIERFVDKGYKEIVLVGINLGRYGAGLNGGKRGGGGRVNLAFLLESIVRKDLPIRIRLSSIEPVDLTTDLVSVISESKKVAPHLHVPLQSGDNSILKAMGRPYTPDHFIERVNEAVSAFSESRGGIAPSLGVDVMVGFPGEGEEQFENTIKTLREIPATYLHVFPYSLRPKTPASKMRGQVRGDIKRERVRRLKGLDAEMRSRYMGSAVGKMLTVLGERCLDGLLTGKSENYLKVSFRGKPEETNRFFDVKIESVSRDGLYGERA
- the rnc gene encoding ribonuclease III, with protein sequence MEKELKELEDMIKYTFRDKDLLRLSLTHSSYVKGEDVFGNERLEFVGDAILDLVIAKALFELYPDRDEGWLTQVRSGLVDDQTLFAKAESLGLGEYIVLGKGEASQGGRTKPSILSGAYESLVGAIFLDGGYEACESFVKSEFQSVLIVDDDHDPKNAKSVLQEIVQKESGDLPKYEVISEEGPDHKRKFVVAVYIDGVEKGRGEGRSKKEAEMAAASSALDIEE
- a CDS encoding radical SAM protein, with the translated sequence MKRLKRFIIPIFIPNAGCPHLCVFCDQKEVTGFRSNKVNAKTIYDTVNGYLDTRPDWEDEVELAYFGGSFTSLSMKRQNELLKAGFDLIEKGLVDCLRLSTRPDSISERVLENLLSHGVRTVEIGVQSMVDEILKNANRGHTAEDTIRAVELISKYPLSWIAQMMPGLPGDTEETVLYTGRKVAELKPDGVRIYPTLVVKGTELERLYRAGKYQPASIDDMISILKKLVLLFDGESIPIIRIGLKPSKELEESVISGPYHPSIGALVLESIMYDRMSSAVGELRFIPDPLTIRVNPSRISTAVGNNKINIINLKREYKLKGLKVMQDEKLREGEVAIDGI
- the era gene encoding GTPase Era, producing MAYRCGFIVLMGRTNVGKSTLMNRLLSEKVSIISPKPQTTRNRIMGILTEGKNQMIFVDTPGIHKGEKSLNKFMNRTAREAAVDSDILVLMIDVSRELERKLEHDEDISEDKLLHPIDVEMIKGLSGQGPPRILLINKIDTISKSAVLPIMEWVDTLSIFDVIVPISALSGDGIVEFKSEILRLLPESPHLFPDDDLTDQSERFIAEEIIREKVFQLTKQEIPYSTAVVVEQFSEDIEREDGGLLSISALIYVEKESQKGIVIGKGGAMIKKIGTKAREDLELFFETKVFLDVRVKVLKDWSKREDGIKKMGYR
- the der gene encoding ribosome biogenesis GTPase Der, producing MTAQRKKILAIVGRPNVGKSTLFNRLLGSKRAIVEDIPGVTRDRIYAEASWDDCVYILMDTGGLLPKTETVIEKGVDTMARLAVEEADVVLFLMDGREGLHPNDSDVFGILRRSGKPVFPVVNKIDGPRQEGDLYEFYGLGVDNLYPVSAQHKLGIGGLMDDVVEHLTSEKATEDQDPRIKRVAVVGRPNVGKSSLVNRLLGYERVLVDEVPGTTRDSVDTKIVKDGNPYIIIDTAGIRRKSRISFIVERFSVVESLKSIDRSDVALIMLDALEGATDQDKRVAGFVHEKGKGAVILVNKWDLIEKDNETAGRHAVSILEDMKQIAYAPLIFISAVTGKNLHRIFSAVDSVFEERGKRIVTAELNSFFETVKKEHSPPFHRGREVKLYYITQVGKSPPRFVIFTNNPKGIKPSYERYIVNRLRERYGFSGTPIKVFFRKRD
- a CDS encoding ABC transporter substrate-binding protein, which codes for MKKLLNFRLLIFISILAISSALIFAACEKKPEPATGPEEATGPIKIGFAGPMSGDAAAYGEIIRNGIMMKIEEINEAGGINGRMLELVVGDELCDPKEAATIAQKFASDKEILAVIGHVCSSATLAALPYYKDAGLPAVSPTATNVDVCKKSEWMFRDVYRDDFQGEFIAKYAKEVLGLNTVAVFHENNDYAIGLMEAFKKGAEEVGLEVVGVESYVKDTVDFTPQLTKFKHLAPDGIFIAGYYQQGGLILNQAKKLGLTSQFMGADGLNNPELIEIAGKEASEGFIASSPFVYEAAGGEALKFKKDFEAKYDGMTPDWMAANGYDAVGIIAKAIEECGADRAKIRECLAGMNTEEKGYKGITGVTFFDENGDCLKPAYVSIIKAGEFVAAEKQMF
- a CDS encoding branched-chain amino acid ABC transporter permease, which codes for MVFDQLIGNFKLGIDYAIEQLINGINIGGIYALIAVGYTMVYGIIELINFAHGEIYMLGAYMAFTFYVMLHLPFPIAVLLSIFTCMLLGILLEFVAYRPLRNAPRLAALITAIGASLFLQNLALIIWGGIPKSFPEQTLPDFFQSPIITIHGNANISLLQYNIFFITVFLMLGLHLLITRTKIGTAMRACAQDKTTASLMGINVNRVITFTFAVGSSLGAVAGILAGLYYNIIKHTIGYVAGVKAFAAAVLGGIGNVPGAMLGGFVLGIAETFGAGYISSPYRDGIAYAVMILVIVFRPSGILGRKQTVKV
- a CDS encoding branched-chain amino acid ABC transporter permease; amino-acid sequence: MLKRIPRYSPFKDKEKFSAIFSENVKYFYVVLFVLAFFIPVFIPNKYVIHTFISVMLYMVLALGLNIIPGFTGLLDLGYVGFYAIGAYTAATMTYHLGTLGPPWGFLSSFWFILPIAALNGALWGILLGVPTLRLTGDYFAIVTFGFASLVELIIINEMWLTRGPMGIIMDHKPVMNLAFMYPLTKHFFAEPIRFTLVGDAPFFYILLSIVIITIIIMNRLEDSRLGRAWFAIREDEIAAECSGINIMKYKVIAFAISASFGGLAGSVFAFWFMFTSPESFKFWESILILCMVVLGGMGSIPGVILGALVLTSLTEVVRELLDPWPDLVQARFLVFGVILIVMMRFKPAGLIPLSRVKREMGSRDKSIIDAMNESFYKFKSGKG